One Bubalus bubalis isolate 160015118507 breed Murrah chromosome 10, NDDB_SH_1, whole genome shotgun sequence genomic window carries:
- the FAM229B gene encoding protein FAM229B, translating to MPFQFGTQPRRFPVEGGDSSIGLEPGLSSSAACNGKEMSPTRQLRRCPGSHCLTITDVPITVYAAMRKPLAQSSKEMHPK from the exons ATGCCTTTTCAGTTTGGGACTCAGCCAAGGAGGTTTCCGGTGGAAGGGGGAGATTCTTCAATTGGGCTGGAGCCTGGACTGAGCTCCAGTGCTGCCTGTAATGGGAAAGAGATGTCACCAACCAG gCAACTCCGAAGATGCCCTGGAAGTCATTGCCTGACAATAACCGACGTTCCCATCACTGTCTATGCAGCAATGCGAAAGCCACTTGCACAAAGCAGCAAGGAAATGCATCCCAAATAG